One segment of Mycobacterium spongiae DNA contains the following:
- the mce gene encoding methylmalonyl-CoA epimerase gives MTTDQVDARRVLATSMVTGLDHVGIAVTDLDAAIEWYYDHLGMILVHEEVNDDQGIREAMLAVPGSTAQIQLMAPVDESSVIAKFLEKRGPGIQQLACRVSDLDSLSQRLRGQGVRLVYDAARRGTANSRINFIHPKDAGGVLIELVEPAS, from the coding sequence ATGACGACCGATCAAGTTGACGCCCGTCGCGTGCTGGCCACCTCGATGGTTACTGGGCTCGACCACGTCGGCATTGCCGTCACCGACCTGGACGCGGCGATCGAGTGGTACTACGACCACCTCGGCATGATCCTGGTGCATGAGGAAGTCAACGACGACCAGGGAATCCGCGAGGCGATGCTGGCGGTCCCAGGCTCTACGGCACAGATCCAATTGATGGCCCCTGTCGACGAGTCGTCGGTCATAGCGAAGTTCCTCGAAAAACGGGGACCGGGTATCCAACAGTTGGCGTGCCGAGTCAGCGACCTCGACTCCTTGAGCCAACGACTGCGCGGGCAAGGCGTCCGACTGGTGTACGACGCGGCCCGACGCGGCACGGCCAACTCGCGGATCAACTTCATCCACCCGAAGGACGCTGGCGGAGTCCTGATCGAGTTGGTCGAACCGGCGTCCTGA
- the nucS gene encoding endonuclease NucS: MRLVIAQCTVDYVGRLTAHLPSARRLLLFKADGSVSVHADDRAYKPLNWMSPPCWLTEENAGESPVWVVENKAGEQLRITVEEIEHDSSHELGVDPGLVKDGVEAHLQALLAEHVQLLGDGYTLVRREYMTAIGPVDLLCRDERGGSVAVEIKRRGEIDGVEQLTRYLELLNRDSLLAPVTGVFAAQQIKPQARTLATDRGIRCVTLDYDQMRGLDSDEYRLF, translated from the coding sequence GTGCGACTTGTCATCGCCCAATGCACGGTCGACTACGTCGGTCGGCTCACCGCGCATCTCCCGTCGGCCCGCAGGTTGTTGCTGTTCAAGGCCGATGGGTCGGTCAGTGTGCATGCCGATGACCGCGCCTACAAGCCGCTGAACTGGATGAGTCCGCCTTGTTGGTTGACCGAGGAAAACGCGGGTGAATCTCCGGTGTGGGTGGTCGAGAACAAGGCGGGCGAACAGTTGCGCATCACCGTCGAAGAGATCGAGCACGATTCCAGCCACGAGCTGGGGGTGGACCCAGGCCTGGTCAAAGACGGTGTCGAGGCCCACCTGCAGGCGTTGCTCGCCGAGCACGTCCAACTGCTGGGTGACGGATACACGCTGGTCCGCCGGGAGTACATGACCGCGATCGGGCCGGTTGACTTGCTATGCCGCGATGAGCGGGGTGGATCAGTGGCAGTCGAGATCAAGCGGCGCGGCGAGATTGACGGTGTGGAGCAGCTCACTCGTTATCTGGAACTGCTCAACCGCGACAGTCTTCTCGCACCGGTCACCGGGGTGTTCGCCGCGCAGCAGATCAAGCCGCAGGCTCGCACGCTGGCTACTGATCGCGGCATCCGTTGTGTGACCCTGGATTACGATCAGATGCGCGGGTTGGACAGCGACGAGTACCGGCTGTTCTGA
- a CDS encoding adenylate/guanylate cyclase domain-containing protein: MSKTAARRRARVPKKLAPHSDGLPETPAFGSWLLGRVSESQRHRRIRIQVMLTLAMVLANMIGIGAVVLLLTIAIPTPSVFTDAPLWVTWVITPAYAILALTMGIYWITRQILVTLSWAIAEREPSSDEARNTFLAPLRVAVFHLIAWGFGALLLAGVYGLVNISFIPQFFFSISTLGIVVAISCYLITEFALRPVAAQALVAGTPPQRWVQGLFGRSMLGWLLGAGMPLSGLALMSTFEITRGTLTKVQYAIGVVTLSTMGLFFGFLLTALQAWLTTTPIRVVRVALKRVEQGDLQANLVVFDGTEIGELQRGFNSMVTGLRERERVRDLFGRHVGRDVAAAAERERPQLGGEERHVAVVFVDIVGSTHLVTSQPPKDVVILLNQFFAIAVDEVDRHHGLVNKFQGDAALAIFGAPNHLECPEDEALAAARAIADRLTKTMSNLEAGIGVAAGPAVAGNVGANERFEYTVIGEPVNEAARLCELAKAQPKRLLASASALDGASENECAHWSFGDTVTLRGYDQPTRLAIPS; this comes from the coding sequence ATGTCCAAGACAGCGGCGCGCCGGCGGGCGCGGGTCCCAAAGAAGTTGGCCCCGCACAGCGACGGATTGCCAGAGACCCCCGCCTTCGGATCCTGGCTGCTTGGGCGGGTGTCGGAAAGCCAGCGTCACCGGCGTATACGTATCCAGGTCATGTTGACCCTCGCCATGGTGTTGGCGAACATGATCGGCATTGGCGCTGTCGTGCTGTTGCTCACCATCGCCATTCCGACGCCGAGCGTGTTTACCGACGCGCCGCTGTGGGTAACCTGGGTGATCACACCCGCCTACGCGATCCTCGCGTTGACCATGGGCATCTACTGGATTACCCGACAGATCCTCGTGACGCTGAGCTGGGCCATTGCGGAGCGCGAACCCAGCAGTGACGAGGCGCGCAACACCTTCCTTGCCCCGCTGCGGGTCGCGGTTTTCCACCTCATCGCGTGGGGTTTCGGGGCGCTGCTGCTTGCGGGCGTCTATGGGCTGGTCAACATTTCGTTCATCCCGCAATTCTTCTTCTCGATCAGCACGCTAGGCATTGTGGTCGCGATCAGCTGCTATCTCATCACCGAGTTCGCATTGCGCCCGGTAGCCGCCCAGGCGCTCGTGGCAGGAACACCGCCGCAACGCTGGGTGCAGGGCCTCTTTGGCCGATCAATGCTGGGGTGGCTGCTCGGAGCGGGTATGCCCCTCTCCGGTCTCGCCTTGATGTCGACATTTGAGATCACGCGCGGGACGCTGACCAAGGTCCAGTACGCGATCGGAGTAGTGACCCTGTCGACGATGGGGCTGTTCTTCGGATTCCTCTTGACGGCGTTGCAGGCATGGCTGACGACGACACCTATACGTGTTGTGCGGGTCGCGCTCAAGCGCGTCGAGCAGGGTGATCTACAGGCCAACCTGGTCGTGTTCGACGGCACCGAAATCGGTGAGCTGCAACGTGGGTTCAACTCGATGGTCACCGGCTTACGTGAACGCGAACGCGTGCGCGACCTGTTCGGCCGCCACGTCGGGCGCGACGTCGCCGCCGCCGCCGAACGAGAACGCCCGCAGCTCGGCGGCGAAGAGCGCCACGTCGCAGTCGTTTTCGTCGACATCGTCGGCTCGACACACCTGGTGACCAGCCAACCTCCGAAAGACGTCGTGATACTGCTCAACCAGTTCTTCGCGATAGCCGTCGACGAGGTCGACCGCCACCACGGACTGGTCAACAAGTTCCAGGGCGACGCAGCGCTGGCCATCTTCGGCGCCCCAAATCACCTCGAATGCCCCGAAGACGAGGCGCTGGCCGCCGCTCGCGCCATCGCCGACCGGCTGACGAAGACAATGTCAAACCTCGAGGCCGGTATCGGCGTCGCAGCCGGGCCAGCAGTCGCGGGAAATGTCGGCGCCAACGAGCGGTTCGAATACACCGTTATCGGCGAACCCGTCAACGAAGCGGCACGCTTGTGCGAACTGGCCAAAGCTCAACCCAAGCGATTGCTGGCATCGGCGAGCGCACTTGACGGCGCAAGCGAAAACGAATGTGCTCATTGGTCTTTCGGTGACACCGTCACGCTACGCGGATACGACCAGCCAACTCGGCTGGCCATTCCCTCCTAG
- a CDS encoding DNA-3-methyladenine glycosylase 2 family protein has protein sequence MHEDFERCYRAVQAKDARFDGWFVTAVLTTGIYCRPSCPVRPPFARNVRFLPTAAAAQREGFRACKRCRPDASPGSPEWNVRGDVVARAMRLIADGTVDREGVAGLAAHLGYTTRQLERLLQSEVGAGPLALARAQRMQTARVLIETTDLPFGDVAFAAGFSSIRQFNDTVRLMSDSTPTELRRRAATRFGSSKPTGTSPGTVSLRLAVRTPFAYEGVFGHLAATAVPGCEAVRDGAFRRTLRLPSGNGLVSLTPAPDHVRCLLVLDDFRDLATATARCRRLLDLDADPEAIVEALGADPDLSAVVAKAPGQRIPRTVDEAELAVRAVLGQQVSTKAARTHAGKLVAAYGSPVHDADGTLTHTFPSVEQLAEVDPLHLAVPTARQRTLKALIAGLADGSVRVDAGCDWGRARTQLLELPGVGPWTAEVIAMRGLGDPDAFPASDLGLRLAATQLGLPRQPGRLTKHSVRWRPWRSYATQHLWTTLEHPVNQWPPKEPLKEMT, from the coding sequence GTGCACGAAGACTTCGAACGCTGCTACCGGGCGGTCCAGGCCAAGGACGCCCGTTTCGACGGCTGGTTCGTGACGGCGGTGCTGACCACCGGAATCTATTGTCGGCCCAGTTGCCCTGTCCGGCCGCCCTTCGCCCGCAACGTTCGCTTCCTCCCGACTGCCGCGGCCGCTCAGCGGGAAGGGTTCCGCGCCTGCAAACGGTGCCGTCCCGACGCATCGCCAGGTTCTCCCGAATGGAATGTGCGTGGTGACGTGGTGGCGCGGGCGATGCGGCTGATCGCCGACGGAACCGTGGACCGCGAGGGGGTCGCCGGCCTTGCCGCCCACCTCGGCTACACGACCCGTCAGCTGGAACGCTTGTTGCAGTCCGAGGTCGGCGCCGGGCCGCTTGCGCTGGCGCGTGCGCAACGCATGCAGACCGCGCGGGTGCTCATCGAGACGACAGACCTGCCATTCGGCGATGTCGCTTTCGCCGCAGGGTTTTCCAGCATCCGCCAGTTCAACGACACCGTGCGACTCATGAGCGACAGCACGCCAACAGAGCTCCGCAGACGCGCAGCAACCCGATTCGGATCCTCCAAGCCCACGGGCACTTCCCCCGGAACGGTGTCCTTGCGACTAGCGGTGCGGACGCCATTCGCGTATGAAGGCGTTTTTGGCCATCTGGCCGCCACCGCGGTGCCAGGTTGCGAGGCGGTGCGCGATGGCGCGTTCCGTCGCACACTGCGGCTCCCGTCCGGCAACGGACTCGTTTCCCTGACACCCGCACCGGATCATGTGCGGTGCCTGTTGGTACTCGACGATTTCCGCGATCTGGCCACAGCGACCGCGCGCTGCCGCCGGCTCCTGGACCTCGATGCAGATCCCGAAGCGATCGTCGAGGCACTCGGCGCCGATCCGGACCTGAGCGCAGTGGTGGCCAAGGCTCCCGGACAACGCATTCCCCGCACCGTAGACGAGGCCGAGCTCGCCGTGCGGGCGGTGTTGGGCCAGCAGGTATCCACCAAGGCCGCACGAACGCATGCGGGCAAACTGGTGGCCGCCTATGGCAGTCCCGTCCACGATGCCGATGGCACGCTGACCCACACCTTCCCGTCCGTTGAGCAGCTTGCTGAGGTCGATCCCCTGCACCTGGCCGTCCCCACAGCACGACAACGGACGCTCAAGGCGCTGATCGCCGGCCTCGCGGACGGCAGTGTCCGGGTTGACGCCGGGTGCGACTGGGGACGCGCACGCACCCAGCTGTTGGAATTGCCGGGTGTCGGGCCCTGGACCGCCGAGGTCATCGCCATGCGCGGGCTCGGCGACCCGGACGCCTTTCCCGCCAGCGACCTCGGTCTCAGGCTCGCCGCCACGCAACTTGGCCTACCTCGACAACCAGGCAGGCTCACCAAGCACAGCGTCCGCTGGCGTCCCTGGCGCTCCTATGCCACCCAACACCTGTGGACCACTCTGGAACATCCGGTCAATCAATGGCCCCCCAAGGAGCCACTCAAGGAGATGACATGA
- a CDS encoding methylated-DNA--[protein]-cysteine S-methyltransferase, whose protein sequence is MIRYCTIDSPIGPLTLAGRGSTLTNLRMVDQTYEPDRTDWTLDHTAFADAADQLNAYFSGELQEFDIELDLQGTEFQQRVWKALLTIPYGETRSYGDIADQIGSPGAARAVGLANGHNPISIIVPCHRVIGASGKLTGYGGGLDRKHALLELEKHRGSINLTLFG, encoded by the coding sequence ATGATTCGCTACTGCACCATCGACAGCCCAATAGGTCCGTTGACGCTGGCCGGACGAGGGTCGACATTGACAAACCTACGAATGGTCGACCAGACCTACGAACCAGATCGCACCGACTGGACACTTGATCACACCGCGTTCGCGGACGCCGCCGACCAACTGAACGCCTATTTCTCCGGCGAACTCCAGGAATTCGATATCGAGCTCGACCTACAAGGGACCGAATTCCAACAGCGGGTCTGGAAAGCGCTACTGACAATTCCCTACGGTGAAACTCGGTCCTACGGCGACATCGCGGACCAAATCGGCAGCCCCGGCGCCGCACGCGCCGTCGGATTGGCTAACGGCCACAACCCCATCTCCATTATTGTCCCGTGCCATCGCGTCATCGGCGCGAGCGGAAAGCTCACCGGCTATGGCGGCGGCCTCGACCGAAAACACGCCCTGCTTGAATTGGAGAAACACCGCGGATCTATCAATTTGACGCTGTTTGGGTAG